One region of Niallia sp. Man26 genomic DNA includes:
- a CDS encoding M3 family oligoendopeptidase, whose amino-acid sequence MKFSAFTYERPDVTSIKKEMGALLETFKTAENLEQQIAVIEKINKIRNNVSTQFNICYIRHSVDTADEFYQQEQDYIDEISPEIEGLETKYYEALVQSKFKDELEAKWGKQLFALADAQLKVFSEEVMSLLQQENKLSTEYTKLMASAKIHFEGEERTLAQMEPFTESKDRAVRKDANEKKFAFLAENEAQLDRIYDDMVKVRTEIAKKLGYNNFVELAYYRMYRTDYDAEMVAKFREQVKEHIVPLASKLKERQKSRIGVEELKFYDEPFNFLSGNAAPKGDSEWILENGQKMYNELSKETGEFFKLLNENELMDLVAKKGKAGGGYCTFIEDYKAPFIFSNFNGTSGDIDVLTHEAGHAFQVYSSGANFDIPEYYWPTYEAAEIHSMSMEFFTWPWMDLFFQEDADKYKFSHLSSSLLFLPYGVSVDEFQHWVYENPEATPKERKQAWREIEQKYLPHKDYDGNDYLEGGGFWQRQSHIYTSPFYYIDYTLAQICAFQFWKRSRENQEEAWADYVKLCQLGGSLPFTELVKEANLISPFEDGCVESVIGEIDAWLQSVDDSKL is encoded by the coding sequence GTGAAATTTTCAGCATTTACATACGAAAGACCAGATGTAACTAGCATAAAAAAAGAGATGGGCGCATTATTAGAAACCTTTAAAACTGCTGAAAATCTCGAACAGCAGATTGCAGTAATTGAAAAAATCAATAAGATCCGCAACAATGTTTCCACACAGTTTAATATTTGCTATATACGCCATTCGGTTGATACTGCTGATGAATTCTATCAACAGGAGCAGGATTATATTGACGAAATCTCTCCTGAAATAGAAGGGTTAGAAACGAAGTATTACGAGGCACTTGTGCAATCGAAATTCAAGGATGAGCTTGAAGCGAAATGGGGCAAACAATTATTCGCTTTAGCAGACGCTCAGCTGAAAGTCTTCTCCGAAGAAGTAATGTCTTTGCTGCAGCAGGAAAATAAGCTTTCAACAGAATATACAAAGCTAATGGCTTCTGCAAAGATTCATTTTGAGGGTGAAGAAAGAACATTGGCACAAATGGAGCCTTTTACTGAATCGAAAGACCGTGCTGTCCGGAAGGATGCAAATGAGAAGAAGTTTGCCTTTTTAGCGGAAAATGAAGCACAGCTTGACCGGATTTATGATGATATGGTTAAGGTCCGCACCGAAATCGCAAAGAAATTAGGATACAATAATTTTGTTGAGCTTGCTTACTACCGTATGTATCGCACAGATTATGATGCAGAGATGGTTGCTAAATTCAGAGAGCAGGTAAAGGAGCATATTGTTCCCCTTGCATCTAAGTTAAAAGAAAGACAGAAGAGCCGAATTGGCGTAGAAGAACTAAAATTTTATGATGAGCCGTTCAATTTCTTATCAGGTAATGCAGCGCCTAAAGGTGATTCAGAATGGATCCTTGAAAATGGCCAAAAGATGTACAATGAATTGTCAAAAGAAACAGGCGAGTTTTTTAAACTGTTAAATGAAAATGAACTGATGGATTTAGTCGCTAAAAAAGGAAAAGCCGGCGGAGGGTACTGCACTTTTATTGAGGATTATAAGGCGCCGTTTATCTTTTCTAACTTCAATGGAACTTCCGGTGATATCGATGTATTGACACATGAAGCAGGACACGCATTCCAGGTGTATTCAAGCGGTGCTAATTTTGATATCCCAGAATACTACTGGCCGACATATGAAGCGGCAGAAATACATTCAATGAGCATGGAGTTTTTTACATGGCCGTGGATGGACCTGTTCTTCCAGGAAGATGCAGATAAATATAAATTTTCCCATTTAAGCTCCTCCTTGCTTTTCCTTCCATACGGAGTGTCTGTTGATGAGTTTCAACATTGGGTTTATGAAAATCCGGAAGCAACACCGAAGGAAAGAAAGCAGGCCTGGAGAGAAATTGAACAAAAATACTTGCCGCATAAAGATTATGATGGAAATGACTATCTAGAAGGGGGCGGCTTCTGGCAAAGACAATCCCATATTTACACATCTCCGTTCTATTATATTGATTATACGCTTGCCCAGATTTGTGCCTTCCAATTCTGGAAGCGATCAAGAGAGAATCAGGAGGAAGCTTGGGCTGATTATGTGAAACTATGCCAGCTGGGGGGAAGCCTGCCTTTCACAGAACTGGTGAAGGAAGCAAACCTGATATCTCCATTTGAAGATGGCTGTGTGGAATCAGTAATTGGAGAAATTGATGCATGGCTTCAATCTGTTGATGACAGCAAGCTTTAA
- a CDS encoding DUF2642 domain-containing protein has protein sequence MATANETAPFHYTFSKQFPDIMKQLSPAYTVSAEPVFLDHLLDKNLRVIITMGALDEVWSGVAIDHIPLTAGDAHYHIRYPHIVYFVGKP, from the coding sequence ATGGCAACAGCAAACGAAACTGCCCCTTTCCATTATACATTTTCTAAACAATTTCCCGATATAATGAAGCAATTATCCCCTGCTTATACTGTCTCAGCAGAGCCTGTGTTTCTTGATCACCTATTAGACAAAAACCTGCGCGTTATTATAACAATGGGAGCATTAGATGAAGTATGGAGCGGGGTCGCGATTGACCATATTCCATTAACTGCCGGCGATGCTCATTATCATATTCGCTATCCGCACATCGTTTACTTTGTCGGAAAGCCATAG
- a CDS encoding CamS family sex pheromone protein — MKYKKLLLSTVLVTLLAACNNDTGNGGTEETVPTTVIQNKEIYRIAEPVKVNIARGAIVNNVDNLVDIKELEMGLMDLSTDQFPTDNYYLQEGQYLDSATINSWIARKSDDKNGLNPSLTDTGDILKDEKKNPKVLSHVLEQDYVNSKGKIQGISLAVSLNKIYYIRATDAAGLVYTDEIKVDQTENGKNEVEEQGKKIAETILKRIRANSDIPDVPIFLTLYEETNKGNIVPGKFLASSYIDKNDNTIAKWNDINRKYIAFPSSTFESLDRSLSNVLSTLEEDIQTQFKSLNIIMTGKLLYEEDELSNITLDIEAPNITSSETTAMIEYVGGKIESQILPDYLPITVQLSGTNEESKAIMIWDPSEKEIKTEIYE; from the coding sequence ATGAAATACAAGAAATTATTACTGAGTACGGTTTTAGTGACACTGCTCGCTGCTTGTAATAACGACACTGGCAATGGAGGCACAGAAGAAACTGTTCCAACTACTGTCATACAAAACAAAGAAATTTACAGAATTGCAGAGCCCGTTAAAGTAAATATTGCAAGAGGCGCAATAGTAAACAATGTCGATAATCTAGTCGACATTAAAGAGTTGGAAATGGGCTTGATGGATTTATCAACAGACCAATTTCCAACAGATAACTACTATCTGCAAGAAGGGCAATATTTGGATTCAGCAACGATAAACAGCTGGATTGCAAGAAAGTCAGATGACAAAAATGGCTTAAACCCATCGTTAACAGATACTGGCGACATATTAAAGGACGAAAAGAAAAATCCGAAGGTGCTTTCACATGTGCTCGAACAAGATTATGTGAATAGCAAAGGAAAGATTCAAGGCATCTCTTTAGCTGTTTCCTTAAATAAAATCTATTATATTCGAGCAACAGATGCTGCAGGATTGGTTTATACAGACGAAATAAAGGTAGATCAAACAGAAAACGGTAAAAACGAAGTCGAAGAACAAGGGAAAAAAATTGCAGAAACGATTTTGAAGAGAATAAGAGCGAACAGCGATATCCCAGATGTTCCAATATTTTTAACTCTTTATGAAGAAACAAATAAAGGCAATATCGTGCCAGGTAAGTTTTTAGCTTCCTCTTATATTGACAAAAACGACAATACTATTGCTAAATGGAATGACATTAACAGAAAGTATATCGCCTTCCCTTCGAGTACATTTGAAAGCTTAGACCGCTCGTTATCGAATGTTCTTTCGACGCTGGAAGAAGATATACAAACACAGTTTAAATCATTGAACATTATCATGACCGGAAAGCTTCTCTATGAAGAAGACGAGCTGTCCAATATTACCCTTGATATTGAAGCACCTAATATCACCTCTTCTGAAACAACAGCCATGATAGAGTATGTCGGCGGCAAAATTGAATCACAAATACTTCCGGATTATTTACCGATTACTGTTCAACTGTCTGGAACAAATGAAGAATCAAAAGCAATTATGATATGGGACCCTTCTGAAAAAGAAATTAAAACAGAAATATATGAGTAA
- a CDS encoding ATP-dependent Clp protease ATP-binding subunit: MKCQICQTNHANVSLRFVLNNEENNVNLCHSCYQKEKQKMTSNQMFFQQSSPFDELFKSFNQNFQQSGASKENQEAPSHKTNGILDKFGKNLNHLAHAGLIDPVIGRENEIDRVIEILNRRNKNNPVLIGEPGVGKTAIAEGLALKISEGNVPKKLKNKEIYLLDVASLVTNTGIRGQFEERMKQIILEIQERKNVIVFIDEIHQLVGAGSAEGSMDAGNILKPALARGELHIIGATTLKEYRQIEKDAALERRFQPIQVAEPTVSAAVAILEGIKDKYERFHEVAYTDEAIKACVELSHRYIQDRFLPDKAIDLLDEAGSKMNLASSYTNTEEIDNRLAEIAKQKEAVLKEENYEAAASLRKEEQELEKALNNPNTEKPVVDVTLIQELIEKKTGIPVGKLQQDEQQKMKNLADNLEAKVIGQKAAVLKVAKAIKRSRAGLKSKNRPIGSFLFVGPTGVGKTELTKTLANELFGSKDSMIRLDMSEYMEKHSISKIIGSPPGYVGHEEAGQLTEQVRRNPYSIILLDEIEKAHPDVQSIFLQILEDGRLTDSQGRTVSFKDSVIIMTSNAGIGHKRIVVGFENNAALEESTLLQSLGNFFKPEFLNRFDAIVEFKSLEKEHLLKITDLLLEDLSDALAEQHITLTVTAEAKEKLVELGTHPDFGARPLRRVIQEHLEDSLADFILDEPEAGELTAVLEDDNIIIKQVNSSTVVQ, encoded by the coding sequence ATGAAATGTCAAATATGCCAAACTAACCATGCAAATGTGAGCCTGCGTTTTGTTCTAAATAATGAAGAAAACAATGTAAATCTATGCCACAGCTGCTATCAAAAAGAAAAACAAAAAATGACATCTAACCAAATGTTTTTCCAACAATCTTCCCCTTTTGATGAATTGTTTAAATCATTTAATCAAAACTTTCAACAATCAGGGGCAAGCAAAGAAAATCAAGAAGCTCCATCTCATAAAACAAATGGTATTTTAGATAAATTCGGAAAAAACTTAAATCATTTAGCTCATGCAGGTCTGATTGATCCAGTTATCGGCCGCGAGAATGAAATCGACAGAGTGATTGAAATATTAAATAGAAGAAATAAAAACAACCCAGTCCTGATTGGTGAGCCAGGTGTTGGTAAAACAGCAATCGCAGAGGGCTTGGCGCTTAAAATTTCAGAAGGCAATGTACCTAAGAAATTAAAAAACAAAGAAATCTATTTGCTTGATGTCGCTTCCTTAGTAACAAACACAGGCATACGCGGTCAGTTTGAGGAACGTATGAAGCAAATTATTCTGGAAATCCAAGAAAGAAAAAATGTTATCGTCTTTATTGATGAAATTCATCAGCTGGTGGGAGCTGGATCAGCTGAAGGCTCTATGGATGCTGGAAATATCCTTAAGCCGGCTCTTGCTAGGGGCGAACTGCATATCATTGGTGCAACAACGTTAAAGGAATATCGCCAAATTGAAAAAGACGCTGCACTTGAACGAAGATTCCAGCCGATCCAAGTGGCTGAGCCAACTGTTTCGGCAGCTGTTGCCATACTAGAGGGAATTAAAGATAAATACGAAAGATTCCATGAAGTAGCTTACACAGATGAAGCAATTAAAGCATGTGTAGAATTGTCACACCGCTACATTCAAGACCGTTTCTTGCCAGATAAAGCAATTGATTTGCTTGATGAAGCCGGCTCTAAAATGAACTTAGCTTCAAGCTACACAAATACAGAGGAAATTGATAACCGTCTAGCAGAGATTGCTAAACAAAAAGAGGCTGTGTTAAAAGAAGAAAACTATGAAGCAGCTGCAAGCTTGCGCAAAGAGGAACAGGAGCTTGAAAAAGCATTAAATAATCCAAATACAGAAAAACCTGTTGTAGATGTTACGCTGATTCAAGAGCTGATTGAGAAGAAAACTGGCATTCCTGTCGGCAAGCTGCAACAGGATGAACAGCAAAAAATGAAAAACTTGGCAGATAATTTAGAAGCTAAAGTCATCGGTCAAAAAGCGGCTGTTCTAAAAGTGGCGAAAGCAATTAAACGAAGCCGTGCAGGTTTGAAATCTAAAAACAGACCAATTGGAAGCTTCTTATTCGTCGGACCGACTGGTGTTGGTAAAACGGAATTAACAAAAACATTAGCGAATGAATTATTCGGAAGCAAAGACAGCATGATTCGCTTAGATATGAGTGAATACATGGAAAAACACAGCATCAGCAAAATCATCGGCTCTCCTCCCGGTTATGTCGGCCATGAAGAAGCAGGTCAGTTAACAGAACAAGTACGTCGCAATCCGTACAGCATCATTCTGTTAGACGAAATTGAAAAAGCACATCCAGACGTTCAGTCAATCTTCCTGCAAATTTTAGAGGATGGCAGATTGACTGACAGCCAAGGCAGAACAGTAAGCTTTAAAGACAGTGTTATCATTATGACAAGCAACGCCGGCATCGGCCATAAACGAATCGTCGTTGGTTTTGAGAATAACGCTGCATTAGAAGAAAGCACTCTGCTTCAGTCATTAGGCAATTTCTTTAAACCGGAATTCTTAAACCGCTTTGATGCAATCGTTGAATTTAAATCATTAGAAAAAGAACATTTGCTAAAAATTACTGATTTATTATTAGAAGACCTTTCAGATGCACTGGCAGAACAGCATATCACTTTGACTGTTACTGCTGAAGCAAAAGAAAAACTGGTAGAACTGGGAACACACCCAGACTTTGGTGCACGCCCGCTAAGAAGAGTCATTCAAGAGCATCTCGAAGACAGCCTTGCTGACTTTATCTTAGATGAACCAGAGGCTGGCGAACTTACTGCCGTATTAGAAGATGATAACATCATCATTAAACAAGTGAACAGCAGCACGGTTGTCCAATAA
- a CDS encoding PFL family protein, which produces MKIALNEMMETINMVQMENLDIRTVTMGISLYDCADSDFNKMNSAVYKKITTYASKLTEVAQAAEKEYGIPIINKRISITPIAEILGNATVEQAIELAKTLDKAAKDLNVDFIGGYSALVHKGITKGDQTLLDALPEALAVTERVCSSISVATTRTGINMDAVKQMGIIIKNAAERTKDQNGLACAKLVVFCNPVEDNPFMAGAFHGAGEGEVVLNVGVSGPGVVLNALRKYPDADLGEVSDIIKKTTFKITRAGELIGRVVAERLGVPFGIMDLSLAPTNAINDSVADILEEIGLERVGTHGTIAALALMNDAVKKGGAMASSYVGGLSGAFIPVSEDNGMIRGILDDSLTLSKLEAMTCVCSVGLDMIALTGDVSPATLSAIIADEAAIGMINKKTTAVRVIPVPGKKEGEMVEFGGLLGRAPVMGVNPYSSQKLVDRGGRIPSPLQALIN; this is translated from the coding sequence GTGAAAATTGCATTAAATGAAATGATGGAAACCATCAATATGGTCCAAATGGAGAATTTGGACATCCGTACAGTTACAATGGGGATAAGCCTGTATGATTGTGCTGACTCTGATTTCAATAAAATGAACAGCGCTGTTTATAAAAAAATCACTACTTATGCAAGCAAGCTTACAGAGGTTGCCCAAGCAGCGGAAAAAGAATATGGGATCCCTATCATCAACAAACGGATTTCTATTACTCCAATTGCTGAAATTCTTGGAAATGCAACAGTAGAACAAGCAATTGAGCTGGCAAAAACTTTGGATAAAGCAGCAAAAGACTTGAATGTTGACTTTATCGGCGGCTACTCTGCATTGGTTCATAAAGGCATCACAAAAGGTGATCAAACACTGCTTGATGCACTGCCTGAAGCGCTTGCTGTAACAGAAAGAGTATGCTCATCTATCTCTGTTGCTACTACAAGGACTGGAATCAATATGGATGCTGTGAAACAAATGGGAATTATCATTAAAAACGCAGCGGAACGGACGAAAGACCAAAACGGATTAGCATGTGCAAAACTAGTTGTCTTTTGTAATCCTGTTGAGGACAATCCATTTATGGCTGGTGCTTTCCATGGAGCTGGTGAAGGAGAAGTTGTTCTTAATGTTGGCGTCAGCGGACCTGGTGTTGTGCTTAATGCATTGCGAAAATATCCTGATGCAGATTTAGGAGAGGTTTCTGACATTATTAAAAAGACAACTTTCAAGATTACCCGTGCTGGTGAGCTGATTGGTCGAGTGGTAGCAGAACGCCTAGGGGTTCCATTTGGAATTATGGACCTGTCTTTAGCACCGACGAATGCTATTAATGACAGTGTTGCTGATATATTGGAAGAAATCGGTCTTGAACGTGTCGGTACACACGGAACGATTGCAGCACTTGCACTTATGAACGATGCTGTGAAAAAAGGTGGCGCAATGGCAAGCTCCTATGTTGGCGGCTTGAGCGGAGCGTTCATTCCTGTCAGCGAAGACAATGGTATGATTCGCGGAATTCTTGATGACAGCTTAACATTGTCAAAACTAGAAGCAATGACATGTGTCTGCTCTGTTGGACTTGATATGATTGCACTTACAGGAGACGTTTCACCTGCCACCCTTTCGGCAATTATCGCTGATGAGGCAGCAATCGGAATGATTAACAAAAAAACAACTGCTGTTCGTGTAATCCCTGTACCTGGTAAAAAAGAAGGCGAAATGGTTGAATTCGGTGGCTTGCTTGGCAGAGCTCCAGTTATGGGTGTTAATCCGTACAGCTCTCAAAAGCTTGTTGACCGCGGCGGCCGCATCCCTTCCCCACTGCAAGCACTTATTAACTAA
- a CDS encoding ACT domain-containing protein: MQQRRAVVSVVGKDQVGIISKVTTIISENNVNILDISQTILQDFFTMMMIVDITQKENLDELRQQLDELGNQLGLKINIQLEDIFQSMHRV, translated from the coding sequence ATGCAGCAACGACGTGCAGTTGTAAGTGTAGTAGGTAAAGATCAAGTAGGAATTATCAGCAAGGTGACTACTATCATATCAGAAAACAATGTCAACATTTTGGATATTAGCCAAACGATTTTACAGGACTTTTTTACGATGATGATGATAGTCGATATTACTCAAAAAGAAAATCTCGATGAGTTGCGCCAGCAGCTGGATGAATTGGGCAATCAGCTTGGTTTAAAAATTAATATCCAATTAGAAGACATATTCCAATCCATGCACCGTGTCTAA
- a CDS encoding DUF6254 family protein, translated as MSKAKREEEREWTVRKQKQKPHGKVKTKKELAEE; from the coding sequence ATGTCTAAGGCAAAACGAGAAGAAGAAAGAGAGTGGACTGTCCGTAAGCAGAAACAGAAGCCGCACGGAAAGGTCAAAACAAAAAAAGAGCTTGCTGAAGAGTAG
- a CDS encoding DUF2187 family protein, with protein MKRAEVGNIIEFRGLQGIVEKVNENSVIVDLTYMDNYRDLELEQRTVVNHKNYKIIK; from the coding sequence ATGAAGAGAGCTGAGGTTGGCAATATCATTGAATTTAGAGGCCTGCAAGGAATTGTAGAAAAAGTAAATGAGAATTCGGTAATAGTAGATTTGACATATATGGATAATTATCGCGACCTTGAGCTGGAACAACGTACGGTCGTTAATCATAAAAATTATAAAATAATTAAATAA
- a CDS encoding phosphocarrier protein HPr yields the protein MVEKQFKVIADTGIHARPATLLVQAASKFDSEINLEFKEKKVNLKSIMGVMSLGIGQGADIKIIAEGSDETEAINGLEETLKKEGLAE from the coding sequence ATGGTAGAAAAACAATTTAAAGTTATCGCAGATACAGGGATTCATGCCCGTCCAGCAACTCTTTTAGTACAAGCTGCAAGCAAGTTTGACTCTGAAATTAACTTAGAGTTCAAAGAAAAAAAGGTTAACCTTAAATCTATCATGGGTGTTATGTCTCTTGGAATCGGCCAAGGCGCTGACATTAAAATCATTGCAGAAGGCAGTGACGAAACAGAAGCTATTAACGGTTTAGAAGAAACATTGAAAAAGGAAGGACTTGCTGAATAA